The segment GCACGGCCATCGCGATGATCGAGTTCGTCGCCGGCTCGGCCACCATCCAGCGCAGCGCCCTCGGCCGCACCCCGCAGGGAGCCGCCGGATCCGACGGCTTCGACCTGCTCCTCGAAGGACTGCCCGCCGACCACCTGCCGGCCCTGCGCGCGGCCGGTGCGGCGTTCGTGGCGGCGTCCGTCGACGACGTCTTCACCCACGGCATGGCCGTCTTCCTCGACGGCGTGACGAGCCGGCTCCCCCGGGGGCGATGAGCCTCGGCGCCTGAGCGGACGTCACTGGCCGCAGGGCCTGGAGCCCTCCGCACGCTTGACCTTGAGTGTCGAGACGGCCTTGGAGTGCGGGGGCAGTCCCGCGGTGGTGAAGCCGGTGACGTCGCCGCGGGTGGAGTCGATCAGCGGCCGGCCGCCGCTGCCGTAGGCGGACAGGACGTAGTCGGCCCACTCCTCGGGGATGAACAGGGCGGTGACGGTGCCCTTGAGGAACTGGTCGTCCCCGCCGAGGACGACCACTTTGGACCAGGTGGCGGGCTTGCCCGCGACCGCCTTGAACGTGTCGGCGGGGCCCAGGAGGTTGTATCTGGTCTCACCGATGTAGCGGGTGGTGAACCACAGGCGGTAGCCGGACGGCACCCGGGCCTGCCCCTTGAGGCGCGGGCAGTGCGGGACGGATATGTAGGTGTCGCCGTCCGGCGCGGGGTCGGTGAACGTCACGTCGGCACTGTTGACGGCCGGTTGCCGCTCCTGCGTCGCCTTCGGCCGGGGGGTGGCGGCCGGGGTGCTGTCGGCGGCGGCTGTGGGTGTCGTCACCGTCGGCCTTGCCGTTGTCGCTCCGGTTGTCGCTGCCGTTGTCGCCGCCGCCGTCGCCGTGAGCGTCCGGGAGGCGGTGGCCGGCGAACCGGGGGCCGTCGGCCGGGTCGGGCCGAGCGATACATCGTCCACCGGGCCGCGTGCCAGGGCCGCGAGGGCGAGGGCGAGAAGAGCGGCGGAGGCCAGGACCGCGCCGGCGCCCAGCGCCATACGTCTGCGTCTGCGCTTGCGTCCGCGGCTCCGGTCGGGGCCGGCGGACCCGAGGGTCACAGGCGGCAGTTCCGGGGGTCCGTCCGTGGTGCCGTTCACTGGCGTCTCCCTCAGCAGCTGCCCGTCTGCTTGCCCCGGCGGACCAGGATCGTGTCGGTGTGCTCGGTGTCCGTATCGGGCGGGAGGTATTTGTTGAGCAGCCCCACGACCTCGTCGCTGTCGCCATGGGGGACGAGGTTCTTGCTTTCGTAGTTGGTGGCTGCCAGGAGGTAGTCCGACATGTCCTGGGGGATGAACACGGCGGTGATCTCGAACAGCTCCCCGGCCTGTGCCGGGCCTCCCACCTGCGCGGTGATCTTCCACGGCTGGGTCGCGTCGACGGGCGGGTTCACCTTGCCGAACAGTTCGTACTGGGTCTCGCTCTCCAGACGTCCCGCAAGCCACAGGACGAATCCCGGGGGAACCTTGGACACGCCCCGGAACTCCTGGCACAGACCGATTTCGGCCGGGGGTTCCCCGTGCTGTGCGGGGTAGCTGAGCTTCACGGACGCCCCGGCGGTCGCGGCCGATGCGGCGGCGGTGGCGCTCACGGTCACCGTGGCGGTGACCGTGGGGCCCGGCGACGGCTCGCGGTCCGGCTGGAAGAACCCCGTGTTCGTGACGGCGGTGATCAGCAGGGCCAGCCCGCCGAGCCCGCCCACGCTGCCCAACGTCCTTGCCCACGCACGGGAGGTGCTCTGTCTCCGGGCGGTGTCCTCGGAGGAGGGGGACGGCTCCTCGGTGGCCTCGTCCTCCCCCGGGGTGGTGTCTGGTGTGGTCATCGGATGATCTCCCCAGAATCCGGACGGAACTGGATGATGCTCCTCGCCACATTGGCGCAAACCAGCCCACGGCCGGGCTACGACTCCTGTCTACGCGAACTCATCCAGGCGCCGCAGTACGGGCGCTGCGGGCTCCTGGTGGTCGCGGCAGCCCTACGACGTTCTCCGGCCCAGCAGCCACAGCAGGTACGGTCCGCCCACCAGGGCCGTCAGCGCGCCCACCGGTATCTCCAGCGGCGGCACCAGGACGCGGGCGGCCAGATCCGCCGCGACGACGATCACGGCGCCGGTCAGCGCCGAGCAGACCAGGGGCAGTTGGGGAGTGCGGGTGAGCCGCCGGGCGAGCTGGGGGGCGGTGAGGGCGACGAAACCGATCGGCCCGGCGGCGCCGGTGGCCGTGGCGGCGAGCACCACGCCCAGGACGACGAGGCCGAGCCGGGTCCCGTGCACGCGTACGCCCAGAGCGGCCGCGGTGTCGTCGTCCAGGGTGGCGACCCGGACGGCGCGCGCGGCCCACACCAGGCCGGGCAGGCAGAGCAGCAGGACGAGGCCGAGGGGGCCCGCCTGGTCCCAGCCGCGCCCGTTGAGGCTGCCGGCGAGCCACAGCTTGACCTGCTCCGCCTGGTCGGCCCGGCTGTCCGCCAGGTAGAGCTGGACGACGGCCGACAGCGCGACCCCGATGCCCGCCCCGGTCAGTACGAAGCGGGCCGAGCCCCGCCGCCATGCCACCGCGTACACCAGCGCGGCCGCCGCCAGCCCGCCCGCCACCGAGACGGCCGGCAGGGCGCCGGGGGAGGCGACCGCCCCGGTGGACAGTGCCACGACGGTCGCGGCGGCCGCCCCGTGGCCGACGCCGATCACATCGGGGCTGGCCAGCGGATTGCGGGTGACCGTCTGCACCAGGGACCCGGACAGCCCGAGAGCGCAGCCCACCAGGGCGCCCAGCACGGCGCGCGGGACCCGGAGTTCGCCGACGACCAGGCTGTACGGGCTCGGGCCGCCCCACACCACCCGCCACACCTCGCCCGGCGGGACGAAGGACTGCCCGACGCAGGCCGCCGACACCAGGGCCCCGGCCAGCAGGGCCAGCAGCCCGGCCGCCGTCACGGCCGAGCGGCGGTGGACCAGCACCGAGTGGCGGCCCCGGCGCAGCACCGCGTACGGGGAGGCGGGAGGGGAGGCGGGGGGCGAGGTGAGAACGGCCGGCCGGGTCAACTGCTCGCGCCCTTCCGCCGGATCAGGACGACCAGCACCGGAACGCCCACCAGGGCGGTCATCACCCCGGCCGGAACCTCCGCCGGTGCCCGCACCACCCGGCCCGCCACGTCGGCGGCCAGCAGCAGGGCGGCGCCGAGCAGCGCCGACAGCGGCAGCACCCACCGGTAGCCCGCGGCGCCGGACAGCACACGGCGGGCGAGGTGCGGAACAGCCAGGCCGACGAAGGCGATCGGCCCGGCGGCGGCCACCGCGGACGCCGTCAGCAGGGCGGCGCCGAGCGCGCCGCAGACCCGTACCGCGGTCACCCGGTGGCCCAGGGCCCGGGCCTTCTCGTCGCCGAGTGCGAGGGCGTCCAGGCCCCGGGCGCAGCCGAACACCAGCAGGGCGCCCGCCGCCAGGAACGGCAGCATGCGCGTGACGGTGTCCGCGTCGCGGCCGCTCAGAGCGCCCACCTGCCAGAACCGGAACTGGTCCAGCGTCGCCGAACTGGACGTCAGCAGGACCGTCGTGCCGCCGCCGACCATGGCTGAGAAGGCGGTGCCTGCCAGCGCCAGCTTGACCGGCGTGGCGCCGCCCCGGCCACGGGTGGCGATGGCGTACACGGCGCAGGCGGCGGCGACCGCGCCCGCGAAGGCGTACCAGACGTAGCCGCCGAATCCGCTCGCCAGGCCGGTCGCGATCGCCACCACCACGCCCGCCGCCGCACCCTGGCTCAGCCCCAGGATGCCCGGGTCGGCGAGCGGATTGCGGGTGATGCCCTGGAGCACGGCCCCGGACAGGCCCAGGGCGGCCCCGGCGGTGAGCCCGATGGCGGTACGGGGGACCCGCAGGGACCGTACGACCAGCGCGTCCGGGTCGGAGCCGCCGTGCAGCAGCGCCTCCAGGACGGTGGGCAGCGGCACCGGGCGGGTGCCGACGGCGAGGCTGGCCGCGACGGCGGCGGCGGTGAGGACGAGCGCGAGCCCTACGGCCGAGGTGCGCGCGGCGACGCGTGCCGTACTTGCCACACGTACGGCCGTCACGAGCCGAGCGAGTCGGCGAGCTGCTTGACCACGAGATCGGCTGCCGTCGGGCCCGCGTTGAGGTACCAGGGGTCGTCGTCGACCTTGACCGCCTGCTTGGCCTTGACGGCCTTCAGCGACTTCCACAGCGGGCCGGCGAGCACGCTGCCCGCGTCCGTCTTCGCCGGGTCGCCCTGCACCGAGTAGAAGATCCAGTCGCCGTCCGCGATGTCGACGCGCTCGGCGCTGATGTCCTCCGAAATGGCCTTGAAGCGCTGCGACTCGGGCCGCCCGAGGCCCATGTCGACCGCGATCGAGCCGGTGAAGGAGGAGACCCCGAACATCCGGGTGCGGTCGGGGGTGAAGCGGACCATGGACACCTCGACGTCCTCCCCGCCGAGCTCCTTGCCCTGCTCGGCGGCGTCCGTGGCGAATCCGTCGAGCAGCTTGTGCGCCTGCTCGCCCTTGCCGACGGCCGCGCCGACCAGCAGCAGGTCGCGCTTCCAGTTGATGCCCTGGCCCTGGGTGATCACGGTCGGCGCGATCTTCGACAGCTTCGGGTAGAGCTCGCCGAGGGAGTCGTTGGCGAGGATCAGGTCGGGCTTCGCCGCCGCCAGCGTCTCCAGATTGGGCGCGGTGCGGGTCCCGGCGTCGGTCATCGCGGCGAGCTTCTCGCTGTCCGCCGGGAACGCGTCGGCGAGGTAGTCCGGTACGAGTCCGGCGTTCTCGGCACGCGTCGACACGGCCGGTACGACACCGAGCGTGAGCAGATCGTCGAGCTGGCCGGTGCTGAGCACGGCGATCCGGGTCGGCTCGGCGTCGAGCGTCGTACTGCCCCGGACGTGGGTCACCTTGCGCGGGAACTCGCCGTCCGCCGCCGTGGACCCCATGCCGTCGGTGAGGACGCTGGGCGCGGCGGACGGGCCCTGCGAGGCTCCGGCGACGAGGTTGCGCGAGCTGTCCGACGCCTTGCTCTCCGCGCTCGTGGCGCCGCCGCCGGTTCCGCCTCCGGAGGTGCATCCGGCCAGCAGGCCGCCGACGAGAGCCGTGGTCAGGACTGCCCGTCGGCCGAATGGCCCGAATGACCCGGATATACGCACACTGGTTCCCTTCACGCGCAAGTATTAGGCAAGCCTCACCTTACCTTTACGTGCAGGGTGCACCCGCCCCACCACCTCGCCGAAGCCGATCCGCGTGCCGCCGGGCCCCGGAGCCGTCGCCGTGACGGCGACCTCGTCGCCGTCCTCCAGGAAGGCGCGGGTCGTGCCGTCGGGCAGGGCGACGGGCTGCTCGCCGTTCCAGGTCAGCTCGATCAGGGCGCCCCGGGTGCCGGGCTCCGGCCCGCTGACCGTGCCCGAGGCGAAGAGGTCCCCGGCGCGCAACGAGGCGCCGTTGGCGGTCATATGGGCCAGCATCTGCGCGTAGGTCCAGTACATGGAGGCGAACGGCGGCCGGGAGATCACGGCCCCGTTCAGGCGGACCTCCAGCGCGATGTCCAGGCCCGCCGGGTCGGCCCCCTCGCGGTCGGCGAGATAGGGCAGCAGCCCGGTGTCGCGGGGCGGCGGAGCGACCCGGGCCGAGCGCAGGGCGTCCAGGGGGACGATCCAGGGGGAGACCGAGGTCGCGAAGGACTTGCCGAGGAAGGGGCCCAGGGGCACGTACTCCCAGGCCTGGAGGTCGCGCGCCGACCAGTCGTTGACGAGGCAGACACCGAAGACATGGTCGTCGGCCTCCTCCAGCGGCACCGGCTCGCCCATCGCCGTCGGGCCGCCCACCACGAAGCCCACCTCCGCCTCGATGTCCAGCCGCCGGGACGGGCCGAACGTGGGTGCCTCCTCGCCCGGCGCCTTGCGCTGGCCGCACGGGCGCGTCACCGGCGTCCCGGAGACGACCACGGTGCCGGCCCGGCCGTGGTAACCGATGGGCAGGTGCTTCCAGTTGGGCGTGAGCGGCTCGGAGCCGGGGCGGAAGATGCGGCCCAGGTTGGCCGCGTGGTGCTCGGAGGCGTAGAAGTCGGCGTAATCGGCGACCTCGAACGGCAGATGCAGCGTCACCTCGTCGCGGCGGAGCAGCAAGGGCTCCACGGCCGTCCGGTGGACCTCGCCCGTCAGCAGGCCGGTGAGCCGGGCCCGTACCTCCGTCCACGCGGCGCGGCCGGCGGCGAGCAGCGGGTTGAGGACGGGCGCGTCGAGCAGCGGATGCACGGTGCTCGCGTCGAGGACGTACGGGCCGATGGCCACGCCGATACGCCGCCGCTCAGGGGCGTCGGCGGTGGTGAACACCCCGTACGGGAGGTTGCAGATCCCGAAGGGGGAGTCCTCGGGCACGTCATCGAGCCAGCTGCGCAGCGCCATGGCCGGACTGTAGCCTCGGAAGCGTGACAGAGCGCAAACCGCCCGGGGTCAGCTTCGAGTCATGGGTCGACAAGCAGATCCGCGAGGCGACCGACCGAGGCGATTTCAAGGAGCTGCCGGGCTTCGGCAAGCCGCTGCCCAGCCTGGACACGCCGTACGACGAGCTGTGGTGGGTCAAGGAGAAGATGCACCGCGAGGGGCTGTCGGTGCTGCCGCCGACGCTCGCGCTGCGCAAGCAGGCCGAGGACGCGGTCGAGGCCGCCGCGCAGGCGCGGTCGGAGCGCGAGGTCCGGCAGATCATCGGCGACGTCAACGAGAAGATCCGCGAGGCGATCCGGCGTCCGCCTGCCGGGCCGCCGTTGAACCTGACGCCGTTCGACGTGGAGCAGGTCGTCCAGGAGTGGCGGCGGAAAGCCGGCCCGTCCGGCGACTGAGGACGATGGTCCAGATGGCGTAGTGCGCATGCCGCCGTACCGCCTTACGGGCGCCGCATGCGCAGGCCGGTCGGAGCCGTTCCGGCGGGCGGCCCGGGTGGCAGGACCGAGGGGGACGGGCTAAGTCTTGGCTAAGTGCCCACTGGCACTTCCCGATCGTCGACGTCCGGGTCTCCGCTTCATGTCCCCTGGAACAGAGCAGTAGATGACAGTCACACCGCATTCCGCCACACCGCATTCCGCTTCCGCTTCCGCCAGTCAGTCCGCAGTGAGCGGGCTCATCGACACCGCCGCACTCGCCAGACCGATGAGCGAGGTGGCGCACCTGGTCAGCCTCCTCAACGCCGTCCCCGGCACCCGCCGCTCCGCCGAACAGGCGCTGCGCACCGCCACCGTCCAGCGCCCCCTGGACGATGTGACCAGCCTCGTCCAGCTCCTCAGCGGGCCCGCGCACGACCCGGGCACGGCCGCCGAGGCCGTACGGCTGGCCGCCGTGAACCGCCCGGTGGCCGATGTGCCCCGGCTGATCAGCCTGCTCAGCAGCACGCCGCACCAGTCCGGCACCGCGGACCAGGCCGTCCGCGCGGCAGCGGTCACCCGGCCCCTGGAGGACCTGGTCCAGCTGATCGGACTGCTGGAGGCTGCTGCTCCCGACGCCGGCCCCAGGCAGCCGCCTCCCGACACCCCGCCGTCGCCGCCGCTGCGGACGGGCTCGTCCGCGCCCGTCCGCCCGCCGGACGACCGCCCGCCGGAGGGGCGCCCCCGTACGGCGCTGCGGCTGAGCGCCGCCGTCGCCCTGGCCGGGTGCGGGGCCGCGCACCTGCCGAGCGGTGTCATGCGGCTGCATCCCGCCCTGTCCGCAGGGCAGTTGGTGCCGCTCGCAGCGGCCGTCCTGTGCCTCGTCCTGGCCTGCGGCCTGCTCGCGGGGCGGCGCTGCCGGTACGGGTGGCGGCCGCCGGCCTCACCGCCGGGCTCGGGGCTGCCCATCTCCTGGCCTACCTGCATGTCCATGCGCCCGTGTTCGCCCACGGGGCGGCGCCGCCCGCCGCGCAGGCGGCCGTGGCCCTGCTGAGCGCGGTGCCGGCGGGGGCCCTGCTGGTGGCGCCGAGCCGGTAGCGGGGCGCGGGACTTCCCGGGCTCCCGGCCGGTGGCCGGGCCGGGCCGGGAAGTCCCGCGCAGCCAGTCGAACACCCGTACCGAGAGGGCCGGTTGACCGACGTAGACTGTGCCGACCCGGCAGGATCGGGTGCCACGCGGTTGCGGATCAGGAGGCACGTACGACATGTCCAGTGACATGAGTTGGACGCGGCGCGGTCTTGGCCACGAACCTCCGGAGATCGACACCAGCGTCGCGCACTCGGCGAGGGTCTACGACTACATACTCGGCGGCAAGGACAACTACGGCCCGGACCGCGAAGCGGCCGAGCAGATGCTGAAGAACTGGCCGAGCCTGCGCACGTCGATGCGGGAGAACCGGCGGTTCATGCACCGGACGGTGCGTCATCTGGCCGCCGAGCGCGGCATCCGGCAGTTCCTCGACATCGGCACCGGCATTCCGACCTCGCCGAACGTGCACGAGATCGCGCAGGAGATCGCCCCGGACGCGCGGGTGGTCTACGTCGACAACGACCCGATCGTGCTGGCGCACGCCCGGCACCGGCTCAATGGCACGCCGGACGGCCGGATCGCGTACATCCACGCCAACCTCCGCGAACCGGAGGCGATCCTGACCGCTCCGGAGCTGCACGAAACGCTCGACCTCAGTCGGCCGGTCGCGCTGTCGGTCATCGCGGTGCTGCAGTTCGTGCTCGACGACCAGGAGGCGTACGGCCTGGTGGAGCGGTACATGCGGGACCTGCCGTCGGGGAGCTTCCTGGCGCTGTCGACCGTGACCACGGACTCCAGCCCGAAGGCCATCGACGTGGTGTCCGAGTACAAGGCGCGCGGGATGCCGCCCCGTGAGCGCAGCAAGGCCGAGGTGGAGCGTTTCTTCGACGGCCTGGAGCTGATCGAGCCCGGGGTGCAGCTCGTCCACAACTGGCGCCCCGACGTCGACCCGGAGCAGCGGGTGCCGGACACCGAGGTGGCCATGTACGGGGGAGTGGCGCTGAAGCCGTAGGGGCGGTGTCTACGCGTCCCAGATGACGCGCAGGCTCGGCGGTTTGCGGAAGACCAGGCCGTGCGGCGCGGCGGGCGACGACGGGTCGAGCCGCAGGCCCGGGAGGCGCCGGAGCAGCGCGAGCAGGCAGGCGCGGGTCTCCAGCCGGGCCAGGTGGGCGCCGAGGCAGAAGTGCGGGCCCTGGGCGAAGGCCAGTTGCAGCCGGGCGTTGTCGCGCCGCAGGTCGAAGCGGTCGGGATCGTCGAAGACGGCGGGGTCGCGGTTGGCGCCCGCGATCGAGACGACGACGAGGTCGCCACGGCGTATCGCCGCGCCGGCGAGGGTGACATCGGCGGTGGCATAGCGGTCGACGACCGCCGCGGCCGGCTCCAGGCGGAGGGACTCCTCCAGGGCGGCGTCCACGAGCGCCGGGTCGGCGAGCACGAGACCGAGCTGCTCGGGGTCGCTCAGCAGGTGCAGCACGGCATTGGCGATCATGCCCTCGGTGGTCTCGATCCCGCCGAACATGAGCACCGCCGCGTTGGAGACCACCTCCGGCAACGCCAGCCGCCCGCTCTGCGCCGCCGCGACCAGCAGCGACGTGCTGCTCCCGGCGGCGACCGTGGTCTCGACACTGTCCCGCAGCTCCCCGAAGGCCGAGGCTCCCGCCGGGTCCGCCGCCCGGCCCGCCGTGATGTCGGAGACGGCGCCGACGATCGCGTCGTACCAGGCGAGCACCGCCTTCGCGTCCGCGTCGGCCAGGCCCAGGGACTCGGCCACCACCGCGACCGCGAGCGGGCCCGCCACCGCGCGACGCAGCTCCGCGCTCCTCGCCGGCCGGATCCCCTCGACCAGCCGGGCGGCCTCACGCTCCACGAAGGCACGGAAACGGGCGTCCACGTCCCGGGGCCGGAAGGGGTCGGTGAACGGCCCGCGATGCCGGGCGTGCTCCGGGCCGTCCAGCGACAGCATGCTCGGCCCGACCACCCGCGCCGTCGTGAAGCGGGGGTCGTCCACCGTGAACGTGACGGCGTCCCGCATCACCCCCATGGCCAGGTCCCGCCGGGTCACCAGCCACCCGCCCAACGCCGGCACCCACGACACCGGCTCCTGCGCGCGCAGCGCCGCCAGCCGCGCGTGCGGGTCGTGCTCCAGTTCGGCGACCGTGGTCACGGCGCCCAGGGGAAAACGTTCCGCTGTCGGCGATGTCGTCAAGATGACGCGTGCTCCTGCTCTTCGTGGACGGCGACCTTGCGGGTGGTCGCACCTTACAACCGGCGAATGCCGGAGATCATGCCGCCGGGGTCTGGAAGCGCCGCGCCGCCCGTGAGAACATCTCTCTCCAAAGTGAGAGTGTCATTCTCCAATGGGGAGGCGCGGGTGGTCGCATCGTGAGGGCCGAGGACCAGTTTCATGTCGGCATCGTCGTCGAGGACTTCGAAGGGACGCTGGCCAGGCTGTCCTCCCTGTTCGGGTACGAGTGGGGTGCCGAGATCGGCGGGACCGCCGAGGTGCGGCTGCCCACCGGTGATGCCGTGCTGAACATGAGGTGTGCGTACTCGACGACGGAACCCCGGCTGGAGATCGTCGGGCGGATAGCGGGGACCCTGTGGGAGCCGGCGGCCGGGTCCGGGATCCATCACATCGGCTACTGGTCGGACGACGTGGCGGCGGACTCCGCCGACCTCGAAGGCCAGGGTTACGCGGCCGAGGCGGTGCGGATGGGTGCAGACGGGGTCCCGTACTTCGCGTTCTACCGCAGTACGACGGGCTTTCGGGTCGAGCTGCTGAGCCGGAAGGCGCAGCCGAGCTTGGAGCAGTACTGGTGCGCCGCAGAGGCAGGGGCGGAGAAGTCATGACGACCGTGGGGATCGTGACCGGCGCCGGGCGCGGGATGGGGCTGGCCTGTGCGCGGCGGCTCATGGGCATGGTGGACACGCTGCTGCTGGTGGACCGGGACGAGGCGACCGTGAGCGCGGCCGCCAAGGAGCTGACGGACGCCGGTGAGGGATCCGTCGCCGAGCCGTTCGTCCTCGACATCACCGATCGTGACGGCCTCGCCCGGCTCGCGGCGCGCGTCGCGGAACTCGGCACGCTGCGGGCCGTCGCCCACGCGGCCGGCATCTCGCCCACGATGGCCGACTGGCGCCGCATCTTCACCGTCGACCTGGTGGGGACCGCGCTGCTCGCCGAGGCGCTGCGCCCGCTCGCCACCACCGGGACGGCGATGGTGTGCTTCGCCTCGATGGCCCCGCTGCTCGCGAACACGACAGCCGATCCGGCCCTCGCCGCGATCCTGGACGACCCGCTCGACGAGCGCTTCCTCGACCGCGTTCACGGTCTCCTCGGGCCGGCCGTCGAGAACACCGGACTGGCCTACGCCTGGGCCAAGCACGGCGTGCACCGCTTCGTACGGCAGGAAGCGGTGCGGCTCGGGCCGGTGGGCGCGCGTGTCTGCTCCGTCTCGCCCGGCATCATCGACACCCCGCAGGGGCAGCAGGAGGCGGCGGGTCATCCGTCGATGGAGAGGCTGGTGCGGCAGACGCCTCTCGGGCGTACGGGCCGTGCCGAGGACGTGGCCGCGGTCGTCGGCTTCGTGCTGTCGGCCGAAGCGGCGTTCCTGTCCGGCATCGACAT is part of the Streptomyces sp. NBC_01262 genome and harbors:
- a CDS encoding SDR family oxidoreductase, producing MTTVGIVTGAGRGMGLACARRLMGMVDTLLLVDRDEATVSAAAKELTDAGEGSVAEPFVLDITDRDGLARLAARVAELGTLRAVAHAAGISPTMADWRRIFTVDLVGTALLAEALRPLATTGTAMVCFASMAPLLANTTADPALAAILDDPLDERFLDRVHGLLGPAVENTGLAYAWAKHGVHRFVRQEAVRLGPVGARVCSVSPGIIDTPQGQQEAAGHPSMERLVRQTPLGRTGRAEDVAAVVGFVLSAEAAFLSGIDILVDGGLCAAVRDVSRMPE
- a CDS encoding FecCD family ABC transporter permease, coding for MTRPAVLTSPPASPPASPYAVLRRGRHSVLVHRRSAVTAAGLLALLAGALVSAACVGQSFVPPGEVWRVVWGGPSPYSLVVGELRVPRAVLGALVGCALGLSGSLVQTVTRNPLASPDVIGVGHGAAAATVVALSTGAVASPGALPAVSVAGGLAAAALVYAVAWRRGSARFVLTGAGIGVALSAVVQLYLADSRADQAEQVKLWLAGSLNGRGWDQAGPLGLVLLLCLPGLVWAARAVRVATLDDDTAAALGVRVHGTRLGLVVLGVVLAATATGAAGPIGFVALTAPQLARRLTRTPQLPLVCSALTGAVIVVAADLAARVLVPPLEIPVGALTALVGGPYLLWLLGRRTS
- a CDS encoding FecCD family ABC transporter permease, giving the protein MASTARVAARTSAVGLALVLTAAAVAASLAVGTRPVPLPTVLEALLHGGSDPDALVVRSLRVPRTAIGLTAGAALGLSGAVLQGITRNPLADPGILGLSQGAAAGVVVAIATGLASGFGGYVWYAFAGAVAAACAVYAIATRGRGGATPVKLALAGTAFSAMVGGGTTVLLTSSSATLDQFRFWQVGALSGRDADTVTRMLPFLAAGALLVFGCARGLDALALGDEKARALGHRVTAVRVCGALGAALLTASAVAAAGPIAFVGLAVPHLARRVLSGAAGYRWVLPLSALLGAALLLAADVAGRVVRAPAEVPAGVMTALVGVPVLVVLIRRKGASS
- a CDS encoding cytochrome P450, with the protein product MTTVAELEHDPHARLAALRAQEPVSWVPALGGWLVTRRDLAMGVMRDAVTFTVDDPRFTTARVVGPSMLSLDGPEHARHRGPFTDPFRPRDVDARFRAFVEREAARLVEGIRPARSAELRRAVAGPLAVAVVAESLGLADADAKAVLAWYDAIVGAVSDITAGRAADPAGASAFGELRDSVETTVAAGSSTSLLVAAAQSGRLALPEVVSNAAVLMFGGIETTEGMIANAVLHLLSDPEQLGLVLADPALVDAALEESLRLEPAAAVVDRYATADVTLAGAAIRRGDLVVVSIAGANRDPAVFDDPDRFDLRRDNARLQLAFAQGPHFCLGAHLARLETRACLLALLRRLPGLRLDPSSPAAPHGLVFRKPPSLRVIWDA
- a CDS encoding iron-siderophore ABC transporter substrate-binding protein, translated to MRISGSFGPFGRRAVLTTALVGGLLAGCTSGGGTGGGATSAESKASDSSRNLVAGASQGPSAAPSVLTDGMGSTAADGEFPRKVTHVRGSTTLDAEPTRIAVLSTGQLDDLLTLGVVPAVSTRAENAGLVPDYLADAFPADSEKLAAMTDAGTRTAPNLETLAAAKPDLILANDSLGELYPKLSKIAPTVITQGQGINWKRDLLLVGAAVGKGEQAHKLLDGFATDAAEQGKELGGEDVEVSMVRFTPDRTRMFGVSSFTGSIAVDMGLGRPESQRFKAISEDISAERVDIADGDWIFYSVQGDPAKTDAGSVLAGPLWKSLKAVKAKQAVKVDDDPWYLNAGPTAADLVVKQLADSLGS
- a CDS encoding VOC family protein translates to MRAEDQFHVGIVVEDFEGTLARLSSLFGYEWGAEIGGTAEVRLPTGDAVLNMRCAYSTTEPRLEIVGRIAGTLWEPAAGSGIHHIGYWSDDVAADSADLEGQGYAAEAVRMGADGVPYFAFYRSTTGFRVELLSRKAQPSLEQYWCAAEAGAEKS
- a CDS encoding SAM-dependent methyltransferase, with product MSSDMSWTRRGLGHEPPEIDTSVAHSARVYDYILGGKDNYGPDREAAEQMLKNWPSLRTSMRENRRFMHRTVRHLAAERGIRQFLDIGTGIPTSPNVHEIAQEIAPDARVVYVDNDPIVLAHARHRLNGTPDGRIAYIHANLREPEAILTAPELHETLDLSRPVALSVIAVLQFVLDDQEAYGLVERYMRDLPSGSFLALSTVTTDSSPKAIDVVSEYKARGMPPRERSKAEVERFFDGLELIEPGVQLVHNWRPDVDPEQRVPDTEVAMYGGVALKP
- the fahA gene encoding fumarylacetoacetase — encoded protein: MALRSWLDDVPEDSPFGICNLPYGVFTTADAPERRRIGVAIGPYVLDASTVHPLLDAPVLNPLLAAGRAAWTEVRARLTGLLTGEVHRTAVEPLLLRRDEVTLHLPFEVADYADFYASEHHAANLGRIFRPGSEPLTPNWKHLPIGYHGRAGTVVVSGTPVTRPCGQRKAPGEEAPTFGPSRRLDIEAEVGFVVGGPTAMGEPVPLEEADDHVFGVCLVNDWSARDLQAWEYVPLGPFLGKSFATSVSPWIVPLDALRSARVAPPPRDTGLLPYLADREGADPAGLDIALEVRLNGAVISRPPFASMYWTYAQMLAHMTANGASLRAGDLFASGTVSGPEPGTRGALIELTWNGEQPVALPDGTTRAFLEDGDEVAVTATAPGPGGTRIGFGEVVGRVHPARKGKVRLA
- a CDS encoding J-domain-containing protein, translated to MTERKPPGVSFESWVDKQIREATDRGDFKELPGFGKPLPSLDTPYDELWWVKEKMHREGLSVLPPTLALRKQAEDAVEAAAQARSEREVRQIIGDVNEKIREAIRRPPAGPPLNLTPFDVEQVVQEWRRKAGPSGD